A genomic region of Dreissena polymorpha isolate Duluth1 chromosome 4, UMN_Dpol_1.0, whole genome shotgun sequence contains the following coding sequences:
- the LOC127880088 gene encoding uncharacterized protein LOC127880088: MYGDQLLDLGIPNVFLMAQQNGHKLIELIVKHHIYYRISGEISQFCDGMNDVNGAWSMVTTHEDLFQRMFCYKPEMLCGDHVINLFQVNYGLQGSNDRSLEDTSIFGWELFLQAIEGNYFHKDVG, from the exons ATGTATGGCGATCAACTCCTGGACCTTGGAATTCCGAATGTGTTCTTAATGGCACAACAAAATGGACATAAACTGATTGAGTTGATTGTAAAACATCACATATATTACAG gaTATCAGGGGAAATATCGCAGTTCTGTGATGGAATGAATGATGTAAATGGTGCATGGTCAATGGTGACTACCCATGAAGACCTTTTCCAACGAATGTTCTGCTACAAGCCAGAGATGCTGTGTGGGGATCACGTGATtaatttatttcaagtgaattatGGTCTGCAAGGCTCTAATGACAGATCCCTTGAAGATACATCAATATTTGGATGGGAATTATTTCTACAAGCCATTGAAGGTAATTACTTTCATAAAGATGTTGGATAA